The proteins below are encoded in one region of Lonchura striata isolate bLonStr1 chromosome 1, bLonStr1.mat, whole genome shotgun sequence:
- the LOC116183338 gene encoding prostate stem cell antigen-like translates to MKAFLVLLLGALLCVDSGSSLRCYSCKSELSNTKCQTEMTCDANQMCKTDVIRVVGLFSIISKGCDSSCDPTYQDFNVGNRNISCCSSDLCNVNAAGNVRSSYGLAGGIAAGVLWTVLNNKF, encoded by the exons ATGAAGGCTTTCCTTGTGCTCCTGCTGGGAGCGCTCCTGTGCGTGGACTCAG GTTCATCTTTGAGGTGTTACAGCTGCAAGTCCGAGCTCAGCAACACCAAGTGCCAGACAGAGATGACATGTGACGCTAACCAAATGTGCAAGACAGACGTGATCC GGGTTGTGGGGCTCTTCAGCATCATCAGCAAGGGATGTGACTCCTCGTGTGACCCAACTTACCAGGACTTCAACGTGGGCAACAGGAacatctcctgctgcagcagtgactTGTGCAACGTCAACGCCGCGGGCAATGTGAGGTCCAGCTACGGGCTGGCCGGAGGGATAGCGGCCGGAGTGCTCTGGACCGTCCTCAACAACAAATTCTGA